The genomic stretch AGCCAACAACATGAAGCCTCAACTCCTGATTTTAACCCTGATCGTATGGGCTGTGGCTGGCGTGGTGAAACCCGCTGCCGGACAGTCTTCCAATGGTAAAAAGCTGACGGTGATCGCCTATTATGGCGGGGACGCCGCGGCTATTGACCGTTACCCTGTAGAAAAGCTCACCCATATTATTTACAGTTTCTGTTATCTCCGGAACAACCAGCTGGTGACCGGTGGTACTGATGCCAATAAGGCCATCCGCAAGCTGGTATCCCTCAAGAAAAAACATCCTGGTCTGAAAGTGCTGCTGTCCCTGGGTGGCTGGGGCGGTTGCAAGACCTGCTCCGAAGCTTTTTCCACGGCGGAGGGGCGGTTGGTATTTGCCCGTTCCACCAAAAAGATGATCGATTCTTTTATGGCGGATGGGATTGACCTCGACTGGGAATACCCGGCCATTGAAGGACCTCCCGGCCATCGTTTTGCACCGGAGGACCGGCCCAATTTCACCGAGCTGGTGCGCGTGCTGCGCAAGGAACTGGGCGATAAGCTGGAGATCAGTTTTGCCGCCGGTGGTTTTCCTAAATTCCTGGAGCAGTCCATTGAGTGGACCAAAGTAATGCCGCTGCTGGACCGCGTCAATATCATGAGCTATGACCTGGTCCATGGGTACAGCGTGGCGACCGGACATCATACCCCGCTTTATTCCAATGCCACGCAGGTGGAATCGGCGGATGATGCGGTGCGGTACCTGGATTCCCTGGGTATTCCGCGCAGTAAGATCGTGATCGGTGCGGCCTTTTATGCAAGGGTCTTTTCAGGAGT from Candidatus Pseudobacter hemicellulosilyticus encodes the following:
- a CDS encoding glycoside hydrolase family 18 protein; this translates as MKPQLLILTLIVWAVAGVVKPAAGQSSNGKKLTVIAYYGGDAAAIDRYPVEKLTHIIYSFCYLRNNQLVTGGTDANKAIRKLVSLKKKHPGLKVLLSLGGWGGCKTCSEAFSTAEGRLVFARSTKKMIDSFMADGIDLDWEYPAIEGPPGHRFAPEDRPNFTELVRVLRKELGDKLEISFAAGGFPKFLEQSIEWTKVMPLLDRVNIMSYDLVHGYSVATGHHTPLYSNATQVESADDAVRYLDSLGIPRSKIVIGAAFYARVFSGVDSVNNGLSRPGKFKSSVAYKTFISDFTPGNGYQCYWDSTASAPYCYNAVTKTFATFDNLRSVRLKTRYAIDRGLNGIMFWELKLDKNSGGLLDEIYKAKQEGR